A stretch of Lathyrus oleraceus cultivar Zhongwan6 chromosome 6, CAAS_Psat_ZW6_1.0, whole genome shotgun sequence DNA encodes these proteins:
- the LOC127092488 gene encoding probable plastidic glucose transporter 2 isoform X2 — protein MLVGRLIVGTGLGLGPAVAALYVTEVSPAFVRGTYGAFIQIATCFGILGSLFIGIPVKEISGWWRVCFGVSTIPAAILALAMVFCAESPHWLYKQGRTAEAEVEFERLLGVSEAKFAISQLSKVDRGDDTDTVKFSELLHGHHSKVIFVKRNVVETKGKSLQEIEIALLPQD, from the exons ATGCTTGTAGGAAGGCTGATTGTTGGGACTGGCCTGGGCTTGGGCCCTGCTGTTGCTGCTCTGTATGTGACAGAG GTTTCTCCTGCTTTTGTGCGTGGTACCTATGGGGCCTTCATCCAGATTGCGACATGCTTTGGTATATTGGGCTCGTTATTTATTGGAATCCCTGTCAAAGAAATTTCTGGATG GTGGCGGGTTTGTTTTGGGGTATCTACCATACCTGCAGCTATACTTGCTCTGGCTATGGTCTTTTGTGCAGAAAGTCCACATTGGTTATACAAG CAAGGAAGAACTGCTGAAGCTGAAGTTGAGTTTGAAAGGCTTCTGGGTGTATCCGAAGCAAAGTTTGCAATATCACAGTTATCCAAGGTAGATAGAGGTGACGATACTGATACTGTGAAGTTCTCTGAATTGCTTCATGGTCATCATTCTAAAG TAATCTTTGTAAAAAGAAATGTGGTGGAAACCAAAGGGAAATCACTTCAAGAAATTGAGATAGCACTTCTTCCCCAAGACTAG
- the LOC127092488 gene encoding probable plastidic glucose transporter 2 isoform X1 has product MLVGRLIVGTGLGLGPAVAALYVTEVSPAFVRGTYGAFIQIATCFGILGSLFIGIPVKEISGWWRVCFGVSTIPAAILALAMVFCAESPHWLYKQGRTAEAEVEFERLLGVSEAKFAISQLSKVDRGDDTDTVKFSELLHGHHSKVVFIGSTLFALQLLSGINAVFYFSSTVFKSAGVPSDVANVCIGFANLTVIFVKRNVVETKGKSLQEIEIALLPQD; this is encoded by the exons ATGCTTGTAGGAAGGCTGATTGTTGGGACTGGCCTGGGCTTGGGCCCTGCTGTTGCTGCTCTGTATGTGACAGAG GTTTCTCCTGCTTTTGTGCGTGGTACCTATGGGGCCTTCATCCAGATTGCGACATGCTTTGGTATATTGGGCTCGTTATTTATTGGAATCCCTGTCAAAGAAATTTCTGGATG GTGGCGGGTTTGTTTTGGGGTATCTACCATACCTGCAGCTATACTTGCTCTGGCTATGGTCTTTTGTGCAGAAAGTCCACATTGGTTATACAAG CAAGGAAGAACTGCTGAAGCTGAAGTTGAGTTTGAAAGGCTTCTGGGTGTATCCGAAGCAAAGTTTGCAATATCACAGTTATCCAAGGTAGATAGAGGTGACGATACTGATACTGTGAAGTTCTCTGAATTGCTTCATGGTCATCATTCTAAAG TTGTTTTTATTGGATCAACCCTATTTGCTTTACAACTGCTATCTGGTATAAATGCTGTGTTTTATTTCTCTTCAACTGTTTTTAAAAGTGCTGGAGTACCATCGGATGTTGCAAATGTGTGCATAGGATTTGCTAATTTGACAG TAATCTTTGTAAAAAGAAATGTGGTGGAAACCAAAGGGAAATCACTTCAAGAAATTGAGATAGCACTTCTTCCCCAAGACTAG